Proteins from one Megalops cyprinoides isolate fMegCyp1 chromosome 11, fMegCyp1.pri, whole genome shotgun sequence genomic window:
- the sowahca gene encoding ankyrin repeat domain-containing protein SOWAHC: MATECTQEAVLQFLTERGGRVKNVELIDHFKLILPSDPGKKALVKEKFKGYVDNVAFVKLENGVKFVCLKKKYRGSVRRIGEKGDGECNGNGITAGNTSFLEQSEGAIINNALNDKNNCFGDPLRSTNVHEENSNYRTTGLTMSTSFDGDERRMETVASDDAKQEILPGSGYRTDKRKGVEAPSDTCASILEGTSSVSTKKSAVPIVCVSRENSLEMGNTNSCSSVKASTGENEKTNTPEICIPQIAVIEASPLPTEADGTVFNLPGEGAFKEQHSKTSKQINPSSNQTSFKSELQHGTPTEGVAIESKPKASEDDIEGALAKGAPLAQLINRRRVSRGSQRSLLSSNPSEDGADEGQLDSASISGSDSNTPKSSRKNFIELMMNSSPQVRRSMVHRNSTYLSARHRDRDSVKSDSDSASLVSSTTDEDGGSVTLDPLEHEWMMCASDGQWESLHRLLTCEPNLVMKKDFVTGFTCLHWAAKQGKQELLALLVNFAKQHAVPVNINARSSAGYTPLHLAAMHNHIEVVKLLVGAYDADVEARDYSGKKAAQYLTNSVAEDIRDIVGAEADPYAANLESGAGRWRLSKVLPSNLMPLKLLNHPEEDACDGGGLVKSMSVYRKSSMSKMKPRLHKIRFRTQIIHSTSFRETEEGDRPLKSPVKSRPISNLFG, from the coding sequence ATGGCGACCGAATGCACCCAAGAAGCGGTATTACAGTTTCTAacggagagaggagggagggtgaAGAACGTGGAATTAATTGaccatttcaaattaattttgccGAGCGATCCTGGGAAAAAGGCGCTGGTTAAAGAGAAGTTCAAAGGGTACGTAGACAATGTGGCCTTTGTGAAACTGGAAAATGGGGTGAAATTCGTATGCTTGAAGAAGAAATACAGGGGTTCTGTAAGGCGCATTGGTGAGAAAGGGGATGGAGAATGCAATGGCAACGGAATCACTGCGGGGAATACTTCTTTTCTGGAGCAGAGTGAAGGCGCTATTATCAACAATGCActgaatgataaaaataattgcTTCGGAGATCCATTGCGGTCAACAAACGTACATGAAGAAAATTCCAATTATCGCACCACAGGCTTAACTATGTCGACATCCTTTGATGGAGACGAGCGCCGTATGGAGACTGTTGCAAGCGATGAtgcaaaacaagaaatattACCTGGGTCAGGTTACAGAACTGACAAACGGAAAGGAGTGGAAGCGCCGTCCGACACTTGTGCAAGTATTTTGGAAGGTACAAGTTCGGTATCGACTAAAAAATCTGCAGTTCCCATAGTCTGTGTTTCTCGTGAGAATAGTTTGGAAATGGGAAATACAAACAGCTGCAGCTCCGTGAAGGCGTCCACGGGTgagaatgaaaaaacaaatacgCCCGAAATTTGTATACCGCAGATTGCAGTGATTGAGGCGTCTCCTTTGCCCACGGAGGCCGACGGGACAGTGTTCAACCTTCCTGGGGAAGGAGCTTTCAAGGAGCAGCATAGCAAGACGTCTAAACAGATCAATCCATCCTCGAATCAAACGAGTTTTAAAAGTGAACTTCAGCACGGAACACCTACGGAGGGAGTGGCAATCGAATCCAAGCCTAAAGCGAGCGAAGATGATATTGAGGGCGCACTTGCCAAAGGCGCACCGCTGGCACAGCTCATAAATAGGCGACGAGTCTCCAGAGGGTCGCAGCGCAGCTTGCTGTCCAGTAATCCGTCAGAGGACGGGGCAGACGAAGGGCAGTTGGACTCCGCCAGCATATCGGGCAGTGACAGTAACACGCCGAAAAGCAGTCGGAAAAATTTTATCGAGCTGATGATGAATAGCTCGCCCCAGGTCCGGCGAAGCATGGTGCATAGAAACTCTACTTACCTGTCGGCCAGGCACAGAGATAGAGATTCCGTAAAGAGCGACAGCGACTCGGCCTCCCTCGTCTCTTCTACCACGGACGAAGACGGCGGATCAGTCACGCTGGACCCTCTCGAGCACGAGTGGATGATGTGTGCTTCTGACGGGCAGTGGGAAAGCCTCCACCGGTTACTTACGTGCGAACCGAACCTAGTCATGAAAAAGGATTTCGTCACCGGTTTCACCTGCTTGCACTGGGCAGCTAAGCAGGGCAAGCAAGAGCTGTTAGCCCTCTTGGTCAACTTTGCCAAGCAGCACGCCGTGCCAGTCAACATAAATGCCCGCTCCAGTGCTGGCTACACCCCCTTACACCTGGCTGCCATGCACAATCACATCGAGGTGGTGAAGCTGCTGGTGGGCGCTTACGATGCAGACGTGGAGGCCAGAGACTATAGCGGGAAGAAAGCTGCTCAGTACCTGACTAACAGTGTGGCCGAAGATATACGGGACATTGTCGGGGCGGAGGCCGACCCTTACGCTGCAAATCTGGAAAGTGGAGCCGGGCGTTGGAGGTTGTCAAAAGTCCTTCCCTCCAATCTGATGCCACTGAAACTGTTGAATCACCCGGAGGAGGATGCctgtgatggtggtggtttAGTGAAATCTATGTCCGTCTACAGAAAGTCTTCCATGAGCAAAATGAAACCGAGGCTGCATAAAATCCGATTCAGGACACAGATCATTCACAGCACTtcattcagagagacagaggagggggacaGACCTTTGAAGAGTCCTGTAAAATCAAGACCAATTTCAAACCTTTTCGGATGA